Proteins from a single region of Mumia flava:
- a CDS encoding Ig-like domain-containing protein, whose translation MFETTRRRQGRRSLSLLASGALVAGTALTATALGAGTAHAADFDENFNYDCDTVAAGLPLGIHDVGVRAQVSVPDEVEPGEVIPTRKTQITLTLPETLRNATYVLLSARQAGGYSDDASISITAEGVPDPLVYPIENLSAPFSPVPPNVGDPWLIPTEGDVPPITVPSQAEYPDIVLPTDAVIHMPGAFTITASLLNASGGLIGGEGAVTMDCTITSESDVFGAIPIVEGNTAPTAGDVAASTDEDTPVDITLDGADADGDDLTYSYTQPSNGSVSGDGPDVTYTPDPDFFGEDSFEYTVDDGNGGTATGTVTVTVADVADNTPPTAGDVSASTDENTPVDITLDGADADGDELTYSYTQPANGSVSGDGPDVTYTPAADFDGEDSFEYTVDDGNGGTATGTVTVTVNDVAVNTPPTAGDVSVSTDENTPVDITLDGADADGDELTYSYTQPANGSVSGDGPDVTYTPAADFDGEDSFEYTVDDGNGGTATGTVTVTVSDVAVNTPPTANDVAASTEQDTAVDVTLDGADADGDALTYSYTQPSNGSVSGDGPDVTYTPAAGFFGEDSFEYTVDDGNGGTATGTVTVTVTEVVVENTPPTAGDVAASTDEGVAVDVTLDGADADGDDLTYSYEQPANGSVSGDGPDVTYTPAAGFSGEDTFTYTVSDGQAEATGTVTVTVNEVVVENTPPTAGDVSASTDEGVAVDVTLDGADADGDDLTYTYSQPSNGSVSGDGPDVTYTPAADFTGEDTFTYTVSDGQAEATGTVTVTVDEVTEPPADKCGPKPGKHASIWTWLKWIACKLWECLGHGPKFGLR comes from the coding sequence GTGTTCGAGACCACGAGACGACGGCAGGGACGGCGTTCGCTGTCGCTGCTCGCATCGGGGGCTCTCGTCGCGGGGACGGCGTTGACCGCCACCGCACTGGGGGCCGGGACGGCGCACGCAGCCGACTTCGACGAGAACTTCAACTACGACTGTGACACCGTCGCTGCCGGGCTGCCGCTCGGTATCCACGACGTCGGGGTGCGGGCCCAGGTGTCGGTGCCGGACGAGGTGGAGCCCGGCGAGGTCATCCCGACCCGGAAGACGCAGATCACGCTCACGCTGCCGGAGACGCTGCGCAACGCGACGTACGTCCTGCTGAGCGCGCGTCAGGCCGGGGGCTACTCGGACGATGCGAGCATCTCGATCACGGCCGAAGGCGTGCCGGACCCGTTGGTGTACCCGATCGAGAACCTGTCGGCGCCCTTCAGCCCGGTCCCGCCGAACGTCGGTGATCCGTGGCTGATCCCGACCGAGGGGGACGTGCCCCCGATCACCGTGCCGTCCCAGGCCGAGTACCCCGACATCGTCCTCCCGACGGACGCGGTGATCCACATGCCGGGGGCCTTCACCATCACCGCGTCGCTGCTCAACGCCAGCGGCGGCCTGATCGGTGGCGAGGGCGCGGTCACGATGGACTGCACCATCACGAGCGAGTCGGACGTCTTCGGTGCGATCCCGATCGTCGAGGGCAACACCGCCCCGACGGCCGGCGACGTGGCGGCGAGCACGGACGAGGACACGCCGGTCGACATCACGCTCGACGGCGCGGACGCGGACGGTGACGACCTGACGTACTCGTACACGCAGCCGTCCAACGGCTCGGTCTCCGGTGACGGTCCGGACGTGACGTACACCCCGGACCCGGACTTCTTCGGTGAGGACTCCTTCGAGTACACCGTGGACGACGGCAACGGTGGTACGGCCACCGGGACGGTGACCGTGACGGTCGCCGACGTCGCCGACAACACGCCGCCGACCGCGGGCGACGTCTCGGCGTCGACCGACGAGAACACCCCGGTCGACATCACGCTCGACGGGGCCGATGCCGATGGTGACGAGCTGACGTACTCGTACACCCAGCCGGCCAACGGCTCGGTCTCGGGCGACGGTCCGGACGTGACGTACACCCCGGCGGCGGACTTCGACGGTGAGGACTCCTTCGAGTACACCGTCGACGACGGCAACGGTGGTACGGCCACCGGGACCGTGACCGTCACGGTCAACGACGTCGCGGTGAACACCCCGCCGACCGCGGGCGACGTCTCGGTCTCCACCGACGAGAACACCCCGGTCGACATCACGCTCGACGGCGCGGACGCGGACGGCGACGAGCTGACGTACTCGTACACCCAGCCGGCCAACGGCTCGGTGTCCGGTGACGGTCCGGACGTGACGTACACCCCGGCGGCGGACTTCGACGGTGAGGACTCCTTCGAGTACACCGTCGACGACGGCAACGGTGGTACGGCCACCGGCACGGTCACCGTGACGGTGAGCGACGTCGCGGTCAACACACCGCCGACGGCGAACGACGTGGCCGCGTCGACGGAGCAGGACACGGCGGTCGACGTGACGCTCGACGGCGCGGACGCCGACGGTGATGCTCTGACGTACTCGTACACCCAGCCGTCCAACGGCTCGGTGTCCGGTGACGGTCCGGACGTGACCTACACGCCGGCGGCCGGGTTCTTCGGTGAGGACTCGTTCGAGTACACCGTGGACGACGGCAACGGCGGTACGGCGACCGGGACCGTGACGGTGACGGTGACCGAGGTGGTCGTGGAGAACACGCCGCCGACGGCCGGTGACGTGGCGGCGAGCACCGACGAGGGCGTGGCGGTCGACGTGACGCTCGACGGGGCGGATGCCGATGGTGACGACCTGACCTACAGCTACGAGCAGCCGGCGAACGGCTCGGTCTCGGGTGACGGTCCGGACGTGACCTACACGCCGGCGGCCGGCTTCTCCGGTGAGGACACCTTCACCTACACCGTCTCCGACGGTCAGGCCGAGGCGACGGGCACGGTCACCGTGACCGTGAACGAGGTCGTCGTGGAGAACACGCCGCCGACGGCCGGTGACGTGTCCGCCAGCACCGACGAGGGCGTGGCGGTCGACGTGACGCTCGACGGGGCGGACGCCGATGGTGACGACCTGACCTACACCTACAGCCAGCCGTCCAACGGCTCGGTCTCGGGTGACGGTCCGGACGTGACCTACACCCCGGCGGCGGACTTCACCGGTGAGGACACCTTCACCTACACGGTGTCCGACGGTCAGGCCGAGGCGACCGGCACCGTGACGGTGACCGTCGACGAGGTCACCGAGCCGCCGGCCGACAAGTGCGGGCCCAAGCCGGGCAAGCACGCGTCGATCTGGACGTGGCTCAAGTGGATCGCCTGCAAGCTGTGGGAGTGCCTCGGCCACGGCCCGAAGTTCGGGCTCCGCTGA
- a CDS encoding Ig-like domain-containing protein, which translates to MRMHTTGRGRRPSAVVAATAVLAGSGLTGILASGPAHAAALDADFDYACNVTAAGLALGDHAVEVNARVDVPDRVDPGEILAPRTTTITLTLPETLRHATYSLLNARQAGGASDDAAVTVSVDGVDGAQSYPIESLSAPFSPVPSDATEPWRIATSGDVPAITVPEAADAPGEARVHMPSAFSVSASLLDANGGLVGGDGAVAMACTFDGDSDVLGTIPVGHGDPPPPSRLSYACDVVAAGLGLGAHEFGLDLALALPGSAVAGAEVGPAEGEAVIAWPSALVPSLGPTTSIDVSIEDTEVALGAEGLDTPVRIGLTGTGAGSIGFPTPDLRVVVPVELGAFTLPSADQHPDLVVPGAAWLEGPESMSVDGLVELSSGGTGSIRADCELASSAGPIATIELLRPNTPPTAGDLFVTTDEGAAVEIALAGADSDGDDLAYASTQPAHGSVSGDGATVTYTPEAGFTGEDSFTYTVSDGRAEAVGTVTVTVDEIVEAPEDRCGPRPGPGASVWTWLRWLVCTLIDGVGGVSTR; encoded by the coding sequence ATGCGGATGCACACGACAGGGCGGGGGCGCCGTCCATCGGCCGTCGTCGCCGCGACAGCAGTCCTCGCCGGCTCGGGCCTGACCGGGATCCTCGCGTCGGGGCCGGCGCACGCCGCCGCTCTCGACGCGGACTTCGACTACGCGTGCAACGTCACGGCGGCCGGGCTCGCGCTCGGCGACCACGCGGTCGAGGTCAACGCGCGGGTGGACGTGCCCGACCGCGTCGATCCGGGCGAGATCCTCGCGCCGAGGACGACCACGATCACGCTCACCCTGCCCGAGACGCTGCGCCACGCCACCTACTCGCTGTTGAACGCGCGCCAGGCCGGCGGCGCGTCGGACGACGCAGCGGTCACCGTCTCCGTCGACGGCGTCGACGGGGCGCAGAGCTACCCGATCGAGAGTCTCTCCGCGCCGTTCAGCCCCGTACCGTCCGACGCCACCGAGCCGTGGCGGATCGCGACGTCGGGCGACGTCCCCGCCATCACCGTGCCGGAGGCGGCGGATGCCCCGGGTGAGGCCCGGGTTCACATGCCCAGCGCGTTCAGCGTCTCCGCATCGCTCCTGGACGCGAACGGCGGACTCGTCGGAGGCGACGGTGCGGTCGCGATGGCGTGCACCTTCGACGGCGACTCGGACGTGCTCGGGACGATCCCGGTGGGCCACGGCGACCCGCCGCCCCCGAGCCGGCTGAGCTACGCCTGCGACGTGGTGGCCGCCGGGCTCGGTCTGGGAGCCCACGAGTTCGGGCTCGACCTCGCGCTCGCGCTCCCTGGATCCGCCGTCGCCGGCGCGGAGGTCGGGCCCGCCGAGGGCGAGGCGGTGATCGCATGGCCCTCCGCGCTCGTGCCGAGCCTCGGGCCGACGACCTCGATCGACGTCTCGATCGAGGACACCGAGGTCGCCCTGGGTGCCGAGGGCCTCGACACGCCCGTACGCATCGGGCTGACGGGGACGGGCGCGGGTTCGATCGGCTTCCCGACTCCGGACCTCCGGGTCGTCGTCCCGGTCGAGCTCGGAGCGTTCACCCTCCCGTCGGCCGATCAGCATCCCGACCTCGTGGTGCCCGGCGCGGCGTGGCTGGAGGGGCCGGAGTCGATGAGCGTCGACGGTCTGGTGGAGCTGTCCTCCGGCGGGACCGGGAGCATCCGTGCCGACTGCGAGCTTGCCTCCTCGGCCGGCCCGATCGCCACGATCGAGCTGCTCCGTCCGAACACCCCGCCCACAGCCGGGGACCTGTTCGTGACGACCGACGAGGGTGCCGCGGTCGAGATCGCGCTGGCAGGTGCGGACTCCGACGGCGACGACCTCGCCTACGCGTCCACCCAGCCCGCTCACGGGTCGGTGTCCGGTGACGGCGCGACCGTGACGTACACGCCGGAGGCCGGCTTCACCGGTGAGGACTCGTTCACTTACACGGTCTCGGACGGACGGGCGGAGGCGGTCGGTACGGTCACCGTGACCGTCGACGAGATCGTCGAGGCGCCCGAGGACCGCTGCGGTCCGCGCCCCGGCCCGGGCGCGTCCGTCTGGACCTGGCTGCGGTGGCTGGTCTGCACGCTGATCGACGGTGTCGGAGGTGTGTCAACCAGGTAA
- a CDS encoding Ig-like domain-containing protein — protein MSEPLVRARLRRPLAAFASGALVAGTALTATALGAGTAYAADLDENFNYDCNVVAAGLPLGIHDVGVRAQVTVPDEVSPGEAIPPRETQITLTMPETLRNATYVLLSARQAGGYSDDASISITAEGYPDTLTYPIENLSAPFSPVPPNVGDLWQIPTVGDVPQIDVPTDVTVPGSTTIHMPAAFNVTASLLNANGDLIGGEGAVTMACTITSESDVFGTIPVVPGNSDPTAGAVTASTDEDTPVDITLDGADADGDPLTYSYTQPANGEVTGTGPDVTYTPAAGFDGEDSFEYTVDDGNGGTATNTVTVTVSNVNKVPVANDVAVSTDENTAVDVAFDASDPDGDDLSYSYTQPANGEVTGNGANVTYTPAAGFDGEDSFEYTADDGNGGTATATVTVTVSNVNVPPTAGDVSASTDENTPVDITLDGADADGDALTYSYTQPANGEVSGDGPNVTYTPANGFDGDDSFEYTVDDGNGGTATGTVSVSVSNVNVAPTAGDVAAETDENTAVDITLDGADADGDDLTYSYTQPANGEVTGDGQDVTYTPAAGFDGTDTFSYTVSDGEAEATATVTVTVNNVNVAPTADDLSVTTAENTAVDITLAGSDADGDDLTYSYTQPLNGEVTGDGPNVTYTPAAGFDGQDGFTYTVDDGNGGTATGTVEITVSNVNVAPTAGDVAAETDENTAVDIALDGADADGDDLTYTYTQPTNGEVTGSGANVTYTPDAGFDGEDTFSYTVSDGLAQATATVTVTVNNVNVAPTADDVSVTLAEDTSVEITLAGDDADGDDLTYTYTDPSNGTLSGDAPALTYTPDPDYNGPDSFEYTVSDGEAEATATVSITVTPVSDNTAPTAGDVTASTDEDTAVDITLDGADADGDDLTYTYTQPANGTVSGTGPNVTYTPDAGFDGEDTFSYTVSDGLAQDTGSVTVTVSNVNKAPTADDLSVTLAEDTSVEIALAGADADGDALTYSYTQPANGEVTGDGATVTYTPAADFNGEDSFEYTVSDGQAEATATVSITVTPVSDNTAPTAGDVAASTDEDTAVDITLDGADADGDDLTYTYSQPSNGSVTGEGPDVTYTPAADFNGEDSFSYTVSDGQEEASATVTITVAPVDDNTAPTAGDVAAETDEDTAVDIALDGADADGDDLTYTYSQPSNGSVSGEGATVTYTPAAGFTGEDTFTYTVDDGNGGTASATVTVTVNGVNAAPTADDVSVTVAEDSSVDIVLAGADADGDDLTYTYTQPSNGEVTGDGPNVTYTPAADFNGEDSFEYTVSDGQAEATATVSITVTDVADNTAPTAGDVAASTDEDVAVDITLDGADADGDDLTYTYTQPSNGTVSGEGPNVTYTPAADFNGEDTFTYTVSDGLEQATATVTVTVAPVDDNTAPTAGDVAAETDENTPVDITLDGADADGDDLTYTYTQPSNGTVSGEGADVTYTPADGFDGTDSFTYTVDDGNGGTASATVTVTVNDTIVENTPPTAGAVSATTTKDTAVGITLNGADADGDDLTYTYTQPANGAVSGEGPNVTFTPASGFTGTTTFTYTVSDGEDEATATVTVTVNDTKPDKCGPRPGHGATLWELIKWLACKLLGHPIGR, from the coding sequence GTGTCCGAACCATTGGTGCGAGCGAGGTTGCGCAGGCCGTTGGCGGCCTTCGCGTCCGGCGCTCTCGTCGCGGGGACGGCGTTGACCGCCACCGCGTTGGGAGCGGGGACGGCGTACGCAGCCGATCTCGATGAGAACTTCAACTACGACTGCAACGTGGTCGCAGCCGGCCTGCCGCTCGGGATCCACGACGTCGGTGTGCGTGCGCAGGTGACCGTGCCCGACGAGGTCTCGCCGGGCGAGGCGATCCCGCCCCGCGAGACGCAGATCACGCTGACCATGCCGGAGACGCTGCGCAACGCCACGTACGTGCTGCTGAGCGCGCGTCAGGCGGGCGGCTACTCCGACGACGCGAGCATCTCGATCACCGCTGAGGGTTACCCCGACACCCTCACGTACCCGATCGAGAACCTCTCGGCGCCGTTCAGCCCGGTCCCGCCGAACGTCGGCGACCTGTGGCAGATCCCCACGGTGGGAGACGTGCCGCAGATCGACGTGCCCACCGACGTCACCGTCCCGGGCTCGACCACGATCCACATGCCCGCCGCGTTCAACGTCACCGCGTCGCTCCTGAACGCGAACGGCGACCTGATCGGCGGCGAGGGTGCGGTCACGATGGCCTGCACGATCACCAGCGAGTCCGACGTCTTCGGCACGATCCCCGTGGTGCCGGGCAACAGCGACCCGACGGCCGGCGCGGTCACCGCGTCGACCGACGAGGACACGCCGGTCGACATCACGCTGGACGGGGCGGACGCCGACGGCGACCCGCTGACGTACAGCTACACCCAGCCGGCCAACGGCGAGGTGACCGGGACGGGTCCGGACGTGACGTACACGCCGGCCGCCGGGTTCGACGGTGAGGACTCCTTCGAGTACACCGTGGACGACGGCAACGGCGGCACGGCCACCAACACGGTGACCGTGACCGTGAGCAACGTCAACAAGGTGCCGGTCGCCAACGACGTCGCGGTCTCCACGGACGAGAACACCGCGGTCGACGTCGCGTTCGACGCCTCGGACCCCGACGGCGACGACCTGTCGTACTCGTACACCCAGCCGGCCAACGGCGAGGTGACCGGGAACGGCGCGAACGTCACGTACACGCCGGCGGCCGGGTTCGACGGTGAGGACTCCTTCGAGTACACCGCGGACGACGGCAACGGCGGCACGGCCACCGCGACCGTGACGGTGACCGTCTCGAACGTCAACGTGCCGCCGACGGCGGGTGACGTCTCGGCGAGCACCGACGAGAACACCCCCGTCGACATCACGCTCGACGGTGCGGACGCCGACGGCGACGCACTGACGTACAGCTACACCCAGCCGGCCAACGGCGAGGTGAGCGGCGACGGCCCGAACGTCACGTACACGCCGGCGAACGGCTTCGACGGCGACGACTCCTTCGAGTACACCGTCGACGACGGGAACGGCGGGACCGCGACCGGCACGGTGTCGGTGAGCGTCTCGAACGTCAACGTGGCCCCCACGGCCGGTGACGTCGCGGCCGAGACCGACGAGAACACCGCGGTGGACATCACCCTGGACGGCGCGGATGCCGACGGTGACGACCTGACCTACTCCTACACCCAGCCGGCCAACGGCGAGGTGACCGGTGACGGCCAGGACGTGACCTACACGCCGGCGGCGGGCTTCGACGGGACCGACACGTTCAGCTACACCGTCTCCGACGGTGAGGCCGAGGCGACCGCGACGGTCACGGTGACGGTGAACAACGTCAACGTGGCCCCGACGGCCGACGACCTGTCGGTCACGACGGCCGAGAACACCGCGGTGGACATCACCCTGGCGGGCTCGGATGCCGACGGTGACGATCTGACCTACTCCTACACCCAGCCGTTGAACGGCGAGGTGACCGGCGACGGTCCGAACGTGACCTACACCCCGGCTGCGGGCTTCGACGGCCAGGACGGCTTCACCTACACGGTCGACGACGGCAACGGCGGCACCGCCACCGGCACCGTCGAGATCACCGTGAGCAACGTCAACGTGGCCCCGACCGCGGGTGACGTGGCGGCCGAGACCGACGAGAACACCGCGGTGGACATCGCGCTCGACGGTGCGGACGCCGACGGTGACGACCTGACCTACACCTACACCCAGCCGACCAACGGCGAGGTGACCGGATCGGGTGCGAACGTCACCTACACGCCGGACGCCGGGTTCGACGGTGAGGACACGTTCAGCTACACGGTCTCCGACGGGCTCGCGCAGGCGACCGCGACGGTCACCGTGACGGTGAACAACGTCAACGTGGCGCCGACGGCCGACGACGTGAGCGTGACGCTCGCCGAGGACACCTCGGTCGAGATCACGCTCGCCGGCGACGACGCCGACGGTGACGACCTGACGTACACCTACACGGATCCGTCGAACGGCACCCTGTCGGGCGACGCTCCTGCGCTCACGTACACGCCGGACCCGGACTACAACGGTCCGGACTCGTTCGAGTACACCGTCTCCGACGGTGAGGCCGAGGCGACCGCGACGGTGAGCATCACCGTCACGCCGGTCTCGGACAACACGGCGCCCACCGCGGGTGACGTGACGGCGAGCACCGACGAGGACACCGCGGTCGACATCACCCTCGACGGGGCCGATGCCGATGGTGACGACCTGACCTACACCTACACCCAGCCCGCCAACGGCACGGTGTCGGGGACGGGTCCGAACGTGACCTACACGCCGGATGCCGGATTCGACGGCGAGGACACCTTCAGCTACACGGTGTCCGACGGCCTGGCCCAGGACACGGGCTCGGTCACGGTGACGGTGAGCAACGTCAACAAGGCGCCGACCGCCGACGACCTGTCGGTGACCCTCGCCGAGGACACCTCGGTCGAGATCGCCCTTGCAGGCGCGGACGCGGACGGTGACGCGCTGACGTACAGCTACACGCAGCCGGCCAACGGCGAGGTGACCGGTGACGGTGCGACCGTGACCTACACCCCGGCGGCGGACTTCAACGGTGAGGACTCCTTCGAGTACACCGTGTCCGACGGCCAGGCCGAGGCGACCGCGACGGTGAGCATCACCGTCACGCCGGTCTCGGACAACACGGCGCCCACCGCGGGTGACGTGGCGGCGAGCACCGACGAGGACACCGCGGTCGACATCACCCTCGACGGGGCGGATGCCGATGGTGACGACCTGACCTACACCTACAGCCAGCCGTCCAACGGCTCGGTGACGGGTGAGGGCCCGGACGTGACCTACACCCCGGCAGCCGACTTCAACGGTGAGGACTCCTTCAGCTACACCGTCTCCGACGGTCAGGAGGAGGCCTCGGCGACGGTGACGATCACGGTCGCGCCGGTCGACGACAACACGGCGCCCACCGCGGGCGACGTGGCGGCGGAGACCGACGAGGACACCGCGGTCGACATCGCCCTCGACGGGGCGGATGCCGATGGTGACGATCTGACCTACACCTACAGCCAGCCGTCCAACGGCTCGGTGTCCGGTGAGGGTGCGACCGTGACCTACACGCCGGCAGCCGGCTTCACCGGTGAGGACACGTTCACCTACACCGTCGACGACGGCAACGGCGGCACCGCCAGCGCCACCGTCACGGTGACCGTGAACGGCGTCAACGCCGCGCCGACCGCCGACGACGTGAGCGTGACGGTCGCCGAGGACAGCTCGGTCGACATCGTGCTCGCGGGCGCGGACGCCGATGGTGACGATCTGACCTACACCTACACCCAGCCGTCCAACGGCGAGGTGACCGGTGACGGTCCGAACGTGACCTACACCCCGGCGGCGGACTTCAACGGTGAGGACTCCTTCGAGTACACCGTGTCCGACGGCCAGGCCGAGGCGACCGCGACGGTCAGCATCACCGTGACCGACGTGGCCGACAACACGGCTCCGACGGCCGGTGACGTGGCGGCGAGCACCGACGAGGACGTCGCCGTCGACATCACGCTCGACGGCGCGGACGCCGATGGTGACGATCTGACCTACACCTACACCCAGCCGTCCAACGGCACGGTGTCCGGTGAGGGCCCGAACGTGACCTACACCCCGGCGGCCGACTTCAACGGTGAGGACACGTTCACCTACACCGTCTCCGACGGCCTCGAGCAGGCCACGGCGACGGTCACGGTGACGGTCGCGCCGGTCGACGACAACACGGCGCCCACCGCGGGCGACGTGGCGGCGGAGACCGACGAGAACACGCCGGTCGACATCACCCTCGACGGGGCCGATGCCGATGGTGACGACCTGACCTACACCTACACCCAGCCGTCCAACGGCACGGTGTCGGGCGAGGGCGCGGACGTCACCTACACGCCGGCTGACGGGTTCGACGGGACCGACTCGTTCACCTACACCGTCGACGACGGCAACGGCGGCACCGCCAGCGCCACCGTCACGGTGACCGTGAACGACACGATCGTCGAGAACACCCCGCCGACGGCTGGTGCCGTCTCGGCGACGACCACGAAGGACACCGCGGTCGGCATCACCCTGAACGGGGCGGACGCCGATGGTGACGATCTGACCTACACCTACACCCAGCCGGCCAACGGTGCGGTGTCCGGTGAGGGCCCGAACGTGACCTTCACGCCGGCGTCCGGGTTCACCGGGACGACGACCTTCACCTACACCGTCTCCGACGGCGAGGACGAGGCGACGGCCACGGTGACGGTCACCGTCAACGACACCAAGCCCGACAAGTGCGGGCCGCGTCCGGGCCACGGGGCCACCCTGTGGGAGCTCATCAAGTGGCTTGCCTGCAAGCTGCTGGGCCACCCGATCGGGCGCTGA
- the groES gene encoding co-chaperone GroES, producing the protein MSVTIKPLEDRIVVKILDAEQTTASGLVIPDTAKEKPTEGEVLAVGPGRFNEDGDERIPVDVKVGDKVIFSKYGGTEVKFDGEEFLILSARDVLAVIEK; encoded by the coding sequence GTGTCGGTCACCATCAAGCCGCTCGAGGACCGTATCGTCGTCAAGATTCTCGACGCGGAGCAGACCACCGCATCCGGTCTGGTCATCCCGGACACCGCCAAGGAGAAGCCCACCGAGGGTGAGGTTCTCGCGGTCGGCCCGGGCCGTTTCAACGAGGACGGCGACGAGCGCATCCCGGTCGACGTCAAGGTCGGCGACAAGGTCATCTTCAGCAAGTACGGCGGCACCGAGGTCAAGTTCGACGGCGAGGAGTTCCTCATCCTCTCCGCGCGCGACGTCCTCGCGGTCATCGAGAAGTAA
- a CDS encoding class I SAM-dependent methyltransferase, with amino-acid sequence MDVATFERLQGDDGRSLIETIRTSAHTDDLALGTALRRAGHSPELVAAAMSQVALRRRAERKLGPDAARMWFTPEALEQATRATVARHRAERLVGCAPGVVIDLGCGIGADLVAFGRAGADVRGIEQDPLRAAMARANIEALGLRATVEEGDATRVVPDPDDTTYVDPARRTARGRTFDPGDFSPPWDFVTGLLTGRGVVKTMPGIAHGAVPDGVEAEWVSDGGDLVEACLWGRPYAGARRRATLLDGDRVATLTEADAVEPVVGEPQDWWYEPDDAVIRAGLVTAVASIVGGCLVDEHIAYVSAPQHVVTPYATAYRVLDELPYREKALRAALRARDVGTLTVKKRGVGVDPTALVKRLGLRGTTTATVVLTRVDGQGRAFLVERTTST; translated from the coding sequence ATGGACGTCGCCACCTTCGAGCGCCTGCAGGGCGACGACGGTCGCAGCCTGATCGAGACGATCAGGACCTCCGCGCACACCGACGACCTCGCTCTCGGCACGGCGCTGCGGCGTGCCGGGCACAGCCCCGAGCTCGTGGCCGCCGCGATGTCGCAGGTCGCCCTGCGGCGCCGCGCCGAACGCAAGCTCGGCCCCGACGCCGCCCGGATGTGGTTCACGCCGGAGGCCCTCGAGCAGGCGACCCGCGCCACGGTGGCACGTCACCGCGCCGAGCGTCTCGTCGGCTGCGCACCCGGGGTCGTGATCGACCTCGGGTGCGGGATCGGGGCCGACCTGGTGGCGTTCGGGCGAGCCGGCGCCGACGTGCGCGGCATCGAGCAGGACCCGCTCCGGGCCGCCATGGCGCGCGCGAACATCGAGGCCCTCGGACTGCGGGCCACGGTCGAGGAGGGCGACGCGACCCGGGTCGTACCCGACCCCGACGACACGACCTACGTCGACCCGGCACGCCGTACCGCCCGGGGCCGAACCTTCGACCCGGGAGACTTCTCCCCGCCGTGGGACTTCGTCACCGGCCTGCTGACGGGGCGCGGCGTCGTCAAGACGATGCCCGGGATCGCTCACGGCGCCGTACCCGACGGCGTCGAGGCCGAGTGGGTCAGCGACGGCGGCGACCTGGTCGAGGCGTGCCTGTGGGGACGACCGTACGCCGGAGCGCGCCGCCGGGCGACGCTTCTCGACGGGGACCGCGTGGCGACGCTGACCGAGGCCGATGCCGTCGAGCCCGTGGTCGGCGAGCCCCAGGACTGGTGGTACGAGCCGGACGATGCCGTGATCCGGGCCGGTCTCGTGACCGCGGTGGCATCGATCGTCGGGGGATGCCTCGTCGACGAGCACATCGCGTACGTGTCGGCCCCGCAGCACGTCGTCACGCCGTACGCGACGGCCTATCGGGTGCTGGACGAGCTGCCGTACCGCGAGAAGGCGCTGCGTGCCGCGCTGCGCGCCCGCGACGTCGGGACACTGACCGTCAAGAAGCGCGGCGTCGGGGTCGACCCGACGGCGCTGGTCAAGCGGCTCGGCCTGCGCGGCACGACCACGGCCACGGTGGTCCTCACCCGGGTCGACGGGCAGGGGCGCGCGTTTCTGGTGGAGCGGACGACCTCGACGTGA